A genomic segment from Chitinophagaceae bacterium encodes:
- the rplC gene encoding 50S ribosomal protein L3, giving the protein MKSIIGKKIGMTSIFDTTGKQTAVTIIEAGPCVITQKKTVETDGYNALQIAFGDKKEKHSTKSEISHFSKANTAPKKIVKEIRNSEMSKEVGETITVDIFAEGDSVEVVGTTKGKGFQGVVKRHGFSGVGEQSHGQHDRQRAPGSIGNSSDASRVFKGMRMAGRMGGDRVKMKGLKVVKIFAEKNYILVSGSVPGHNGSIVLINK; this is encoded by the coding sequence ATGAAAAGTATTATTGGTAAAAAGATTGGCATGACCAGCATCTTTGATACTACAGGCAAGCAAACAGCCGTAACCATCATTGAAGCAGGGCCATGCGTTATTACACAAAAGAAAACCGTTGAAACCGACGGGTATAATGCACTCCAAATTGCATTTGGCGACAAAAAAGAAAAGCACTCTACTAAGTCAGAAATAAGCCACTTCTCCAAAGCGAATACCGCTCCTAAAAAAATAGTAAAAGAAATACGCAATAGCGAAATGTCTAAAGAGGTTGGTGAAACCATTACGGTAGACATATTTGCCGAAGGCGATAGCGTAGAAGTAGTAGGAACCACCAAAGGTAAAGGATTTCAGGGTGTGGTAAAGCGCCATGGTTTTAGTGGCGTAGGTGAGCAAAGCCATGGTCAGCACGACAGGCAAAGGGCGCCGGGCTCTATTGGTAACTCTTCTGATGCCAGCCGTGTGTTTAAAGGGATGCGTATGGCGGGCCGCATGGGTGGCGACAGGGTGAAAATGAAAGGGCTGAAAGTGGTGAAAATTTTCGCTGAAAAAAATTACATACTCGTTAGCGGTTCGGTTCCGGGCCACAACGGTTCAATTGTTTTAATCAATAAATAA
- the rpsJ gene encoding 30S ribosomal protein S10: MSQRIRIKLQSYDHNLVDKSAEKIVKTVRSTGAVVTGPIPLPTHKKIFTVLRSPHVNKKAREQFQLCTHKRLLDIYTSSSRTVDALSKLDLPSGVDVEIKA; this comes from the coding sequence ATGTCACAACGAATAAGGATCAAACTACAGTCTTACGATCATAATTTAGTAGATAAATCTGCTGAAAAAATCGTTAAAACAGTACGCAGTACAGGCGCCGTGGTAACAGGACCCATTCCTTTGCCAACGCATAAAAAAATATTTACCGTGTTGCGTTCGCCCCACGTAAATAAAAAAGCACGGGAGCAGTTCCAGTTGTGCACACACAAAAGATTATTGGATATTTACACCAGCAGCAGCCGTACGGTTGACGCTTTAAGTAAGCTTGACTTACCCAGCGGTGTAGATGTAGAAATTAAAGCCTGA
- a CDS encoding T9SS type A sorting domain-containing protein: MKKALLLSFSFALFVAFGFSQTGKYWTANLENRSAIIKNKAVARLTFPTEFKLYHLDLASIKQQLYKVVDNSVSHTTVISLPNADGGFEDFEIVESSNFDPALQARFPQIRAFSGKGISDRTATLKLSYSPKGIQTMLFRNNGKPNEFIETYSADGNTYAVFKSNRKIGQLPWTCSTPEADMANEITAKVVSSNFTSSSDGKLRTMRLAQSCNAEYSNWFGAFSAADVALVLAGFNATLTRCNGVYEKDFALHLNLIPNTDLVIYYNPSTDPYTTMGNWNNQLQAALTANIGEANYDIGHMFGASGGGGNAGCIGCVCVNGQKGRGITSPADGIPQGDNFDIDYVAHEVGHQLGANHTFSMSNEGTGVNKEVGSGITVMGYAGITGQDVAPHSIDIFHQASIQQVQVNLAGKACPIVTDITAANATPVVAPVSNITIPISTPFALTGSATDANAGDVLTYCWEQNDNSTTTGNASVASPTKLTGPNWLSFLPTTNSTRLFPRLSTILTGASITPCFPGGDPIANIEALSSVSRTLNFRLTVRDNSAYSSTAPIKVGQTAYTDMVVTVSNTVGPFLITTQNAAVSYAAGSTQTLSWSVNGTTGAPTNTADVKISWSTDQGQTFTTLIASTPNDGTENIVIPSVVTSQARVKVEAIGNVYFDINNANITVTAPPTGFSFTAPGPTSITCAAATPATVTLGTVSNGGFNTPINLTATNGVPAGTTVSFTPTPVIPGNSTVVTLNNANTLSPGTYDITVTGVAGANNQTQIVSFIVLPGSGPAITGQPIDQTVCSGSNAIFSATSSGTYQWQVSTNGGTTWSNIGGATSSSYTVNGATMAENNNEYQVIVTGQCGSTTSFSATLTVNPPTDITNQPTNSVVCEGSAATFTASATGTNLGYQWQVSTDGGTSWSNIAGETSSTYTIPNVTNGMNNNQYHVVVSGNCAPTSVTSSAGTLIVGNPSSITDQPDNITVCEGLTANFSATATGSSLTYQWQVSTDGGTTWTDVAGATSSDLSLSGVTPAMSGYQYRLQVFSCTPTPIITTEAVLTVNTNAAISAQPNAVTLCSGNESSFSVTASGTGIGYQWQYAATCGGTFTNIAGATSADYTISNTQVANGGAYQVVITGTCNTITSSCVDLVVNSPVAVSVQPADASVCLPTTTTSLSITASGTAVTYQWQVSSDGGTTWTNVSGATSATLNLTGLAASDNGKKYRVQLSGTCTSSLTSDVATLAVNSPVEINAQPVNVNGCTGESQSFSVTATGSTITYQWQVSVNGGPFVNITGATSSTLTLNDLGLSQDGNMYQVIVSGVPCGAVTSQPAMLTVNIKPGATLAVSSHQAITPYTPSGLFVTVSPEIGPYSYEWYKDGDLVAGWNGASIPVNTDNFGNYQVTVTNTLTGCSNTTNLVQLTPRTAPQSMLFIYPNPTKGKFSVRHYSSTATTRSVVVYASNGARVWAKEYATQGIYESMDVDISGAAAGVYHVVVRDKNGKRLATGRVMKR; the protein is encoded by the coding sequence GCCCAATGAGTTTATAGAAACCTATTCGGCAGATGGAAATACTTATGCCGTTTTTAAATCGAACCGTAAAATTGGCCAGTTACCCTGGACATGCTCAACACCCGAAGCCGATATGGCAAATGAAATAACTGCAAAAGTTGTTTCATCTAATTTTACCAGCAGCAGCGATGGTAAGTTAAGGACCATGCGCCTTGCCCAATCATGCAATGCCGAATATTCTAACTGGTTTGGTGCTTTTAGTGCTGCGGATGTAGCCTTGGTTTTAGCAGGCTTTAATGCAACGCTCACCCGATGCAATGGTGTTTATGAAAAAGATTTTGCACTCCATTTAAATTTAATTCCCAATACCGACCTGGTAATATATTATAACCCCAGTACAGATCCTTACACTACCATGGGTAATTGGAACAACCAGTTGCAAGCTGCACTTACCGCTAATATTGGAGAAGCCAATTACGATATAGGTCACATGTTTGGCGCATCTGGAGGTGGTGGTAACGCAGGTTGTATAGGTTGCGTATGTGTAAACGGCCAAAAGGGCAGGGGTATTACTTCTCCTGCCGATGGTATTCCACAGGGTGATAATTTTGATATTGACTATGTAGCCCATGAAGTGGGCCATCAATTAGGCGCCAACCATACTTTTTCAATGAGCAATGAAGGTACTGGTGTAAATAAAGAAGTAGGTTCTGGCATTACCGTTATGGGTTATGCAGGTATTACCGGGCAGGATGTAGCGCCTCATTCTATTGATATTTTTCATCAGGCATCTATACAGCAGGTTCAGGTAAACCTGGCAGGTAAAGCCTGCCCAATTGTTACAGATATTACCGCAGCAAATGCCACACCGGTTGTAGCTCCGGTGAGCAATATAACCATCCCTATTTCTACGCCATTTGCCCTTACAGGCTCTGCAACAGATGCCAACGCAGGTGATGTATTAACTTATTGCTGGGAGCAAAACGATAACTCTACTACTACAGGTAATGCAAGTGTAGCTAGCCCCACAAAATTAACCGGGCCCAACTGGCTTTCATTTTTACCTACAACTAATTCTACAAGGTTGTTTCCAAGGTTATCTACGATATTAACAGGAGCCAGCATTACACCTTGTTTCCCAGGTGGCGACCCTATAGCAAATATTGAAGCTTTAAGTTCTGTGAGCAGAACTTTAAATTTCCGTCTTACTGTAAGAGATAATTCAGCTTATAGTTCTACTGCTCCTATTAAAGTAGGCCAAACGGCTTATACTGATATGGTGGTTACAGTATCAAATACTGTTGGTCCGTTCTTAATTACCACTCAAAATGCTGCGGTTTCTTATGCCGCTGGAAGTACACAAACTTTATCCTGGTCAGTAAATGGTACTACAGGGGCACCTACCAATACTGCTGATGTAAAAATTTCATGGTCAACCGACCAGGGTCAAACATTTACCACATTAATTGCCAGCACACCAAATGATGGTACAGAAAACATTGTTATTCCATCGGTGGTTACCAGCCAGGCACGTGTAAAAGTTGAGGCAATTGGTAATGTTTATTTTGATATAAATAATGCAAATATTACGGTAACTGCACCACCCACCGGCTTCTCCTTTACAGCTCCCGGGCCAACAAGTATTACCTGTGCAGCAGCAACTCCGGCTACAGTTACATTAGGTACGGTTTCCAATGGTGGTTTTAATACACCCATTAATTTAACAGCAACAAATGGCGTGCCTGCAGGTACAACCGTAAGCTTTACGCCTACACCCGTAATTCCCGGAAACAGTACAGTAGTAACACTTAATAATGCAAATACATTAAGCCCTGGCACTTACGATATTACGGTTACTGGTGTTGCTGGTGCAAATAACCAAACCCAAATTGTAAGCTTTATAGTTTTGCCAGGTTCTGGACCAGCAATTACAGGCCAGCCAATAGACCAAACAGTATGTAGTGGTTCAAATGCCATATTTAGTGCAACATCTTCCGGTACATACCAGTGGCAGGTAAGCACCAATGGTGGAACTACATGGAGCAATATCGGCGGAGCCACTTCATCAAGCTATACCGTAAATGGAGCTACAATGGCCGAAAATAATAATGAATACCAAGTAATTGTTACCGGGCAATGTGGAAGTACAACTTCTTTTTCTGCTACTTTAACGGTAAATCCTCCAACTGATATTACCAACCAACCTACTAACTCTGTAGTTTGTGAAGGCAGTGCAGCAACATTTACTGCTTCTGCAACTGGCACCAACCTCGGTTACCAATGGCAGGTAAGTACAGATGGCGGCACATCATGGAGCAATATTGCCGGTGAAACTTCATCAACTTATACCATTCCCAATGTAACCAACGGAATGAATAATAACCAATACCATGTAGTAGTTTCAGGTAATTGTGCGCCAACAAGTGTAACCTCTTCTGCCGGCACATTGATTGTTGGTAATCCTTCTTCAATTACAGATCAACCGGATAATATTACGGTTTGCGAAGGGTTAACAGCAAACTTCTCTGCTACTGCTACAGGTTCATCACTTACTTACCAATGGCAGGTAAGTACAGATGGCGGAACAACATGGACAGATGTTGCAGGCGCAACTTCTTCTGATTTAAGTTTAAGCGGTGTAACTCCTGCAATGAGTGGTTATCAATACAGGTTGCAGGTATTTAGCTGTACACCAACACCAATTATTACAACAGAAGCTGTATTAACGGTTAATACAAATGCAGCAATTAGCGCACAACCCAATGCGGTTACGCTCTGCTCTGGAAATGAATCCAGCTTTAGCGTTACGGCAAGTGGTACAGGAATTGGCTACCAATGGCAATATGCGGCAACTTGTGGTGGTACATTCACTAATATTGCCGGCGCAACTTCTGCCGATTATACTATAAGTAATACACAGGTAGCCAACGGTGGCGCTTACCAGGTAGTAATTACCGGTACATGTAACACTATTACTTCAAGCTGTGTTGACCTGGTAGTAAATAGCCCGGTTGCTGTATCAGTACAACCTGCAGATGCATCTGTATGTTTGCCTACAACAACTACGTCATTAAGTATTACAGCTTCAGGTACTGCGGTTACTTATCAATGGCAAGTAAGTAGCGATGGAGGCACTACATGGACAAATGTATCCGGTGCCACTTCTGCTACCTTAAACCTAACGGGATTAGCGGCTTCTGATAATGGTAAAAAATACCGTGTTCAATTATCAGGTACTTGTACATCAAGCCTTACTTCAGATGTAGCAACACTGGCAGTAAACTCACCTGTAGAAATTAATGCACAACCAGTAAATGTAAATGGTTGTACCGGCGAAAGCCAGTCATTCAGCGTAACGGCTACAGGTTCTACTATAACCTACCAATGGCAGGTAAGTGTAAACGGTGGTCCGTTTGTAAACATCACAGGCGCTACTTCAAGTACGCTTACATTAAATGATCTTGGCCTATCACAAGATGGTAATATGTACCAGGTAATTGTTTCGGGTGTTCCTTGCGGAGCTGTAACTTCTCAACCTGCAATGCTTACTGTTAATATTAAACCGGGCGCTACTTTAGCGGTTTCATCTCACCAGGCTATTACACCTTATACACCATCAGGGCTGTTTGTAACTGTTAGTCCCGAAATAGGGCCTTACTCATACGAATGGTATAAAGACGGTGATTTGGTAGCAGGCTGGAATGGTGCTTCTATACCTGTAAATACCGATAATTTTGGTAATTATCAGGTAACAGTAACCAATACTTTAACTGGTTGTTCCAATACCACCAACTTAGTGCAGTTAACGCCAAGAACAGCTCCACAAAGCATGCTGTTTATTTATCCTAATCCTACAAAAGGTAAATTCTCTGTAAGGCATTACAGTTCAACTGCAACAACACGTTCAGTAGTAGTTTATGCCAGTAACGGGGCAAGGGTTTGGGCAAAAGAATATGCAACCCAGGGTATTTACGAAAGTATGGATGTTGATATTAGCGGCGCTGCAGCAGGTGTTTACCACGTTGTTGTAAGAGATAAAAACGGTAAACGCTTAGCAACAGGCAGGGTAATGAAAAGATAA